The following proteins are co-located in the Pseudomonas cavernae genome:
- a CDS encoding DUF1302 domain-containing protein — MINKNNKYGTGSGLQSFQVASLAVAIALVSTPAWSGETIEFDNGTTIDWNVTTSYGLGVRLSDQDDALLGAVNSNGQLVGAFNGDDGNQNFDKGSLTTNRVGALAEMIVRKDNYGAVVRASTFYDDVYHQSNDNDSPLTVNKTGAHDEFTSSTKYFSGGRSKFLDAYVFGGWRFDNGSMLDAKAGRHVESWGESLFYPGVSGVQSPSDAVKAAQPGVEVKEVLLPVGQFSASYRFNPQIGFSAYYQYEWKGTELPPVGSYLSTSDVTGPGNEFILNANGTRINKAGTDEPRDDGQWGVQVRYRPVPAWELALFHVNYHDKNPASAVTQFRAQPVGGGAFAGVPTGYRVTYFEDIKLTGLSASTKFGDVQVGAEWSYRDGVPVLVNTGLGPTPARGKGQQMQISAIRILGDRPWASQTTLTAEIVHQRVDSVEDTSAAPNLLALGNRLIPQFRPLVQESDNYTFKTANSWRSQDASAFTVGASFSYPGVFEGWDLEVPLNFSNVFSGASPMSGTISGAEGDRRFSAGTTFKYLGNFEVALRVIGYLGEADPVKRQLADRDYATLAMKYTF; from the coding sequence GTGATCAATAAAAACAACAAATATGGTACTGGTTCTGGCCTGCAGAGTTTTCAGGTCGCGAGTCTGGCGGTCGCCATCGCACTGGTTTCTACCCCGGCCTGGTCGGGCGAAACCATCGAGTTTGACAATGGCACCACCATCGACTGGAACGTGACCACCAGCTACGGCCTGGGGGTGCGCCTGAGCGATCAGGACGATGCGCTGTTGGGGGCGGTCAACAGCAATGGGCAGCTGGTGGGGGCGTTCAACGGCGACGACGGTAATCAAAACTTCGACAAGGGCAGCCTCACCACCAACCGCGTTGGCGCCCTGGCCGAGATGATCGTGCGCAAGGACAACTACGGTGCCGTGGTGCGGGCCAGTACCTTCTACGACGATGTCTATCACCAGTCCAACGACAACGACTCGCCCCTGACGGTGAACAAGACCGGCGCCCATGATGAGTTCACCAGTTCCACCAAGTATTTCAGCGGTGGGCGCAGCAAGTTCCTGGATGCCTATGTCTTCGGCGGCTGGCGTTTCGACAACGGCTCCATGCTTGACGCTAAGGCCGGGCGGCACGTCGAGTCCTGGGGCGAGAGCCTGTTCTACCCGGGCGTCAGTGGCGTGCAGAGCCCGTCCGACGCGGTCAAGGCGGCGCAGCCTGGGGTCGAGGTCAAGGAAGTGCTGTTGCCGGTCGGGCAGTTTTCCGCGTCCTACCGTTTCAACCCGCAAATCGGTTTCAGCGCCTATTACCAGTACGAGTGGAAGGGCACCGAATTGCCGCCGGTGGGCAGTTACCTGTCCACCAGTGATGTGACGGGTCCAGGCAATGAGTTTATCCTCAACGCCAACGGCACCCGGATCAACAAGGCTGGCACCGACGAGCCACGTGACGACGGTCAGTGGGGGGTTCAGGTGCGTTATCGGCCTGTGCCGGCATGGGAACTCGCGCTGTTCCACGTCAACTACCACGACAAGAACCCGGCCTCCGCTGTTACCCAATTCCGGGCCCAACCCGTCGGTGGCGGTGCATTCGCCGGCGTCCCGACCGGCTATCGGGTGACCTACTTCGAAGACATCAAGCTGACCGGGCTCAGTGCCTCGACCAAGTTTGGCGATGTCCAGGTCGGTGCCGAGTGGTCCTACCGTGACGGCGTACCGGTGTTGGTCAATACCGGACTCGGTCCGACGCCGGCGCGTGGCAAGGGTCAGCAGATGCAAATCTCGGCCATCCGCATCCTCGGTGACCGGCCATGGGCCAGCCAGACCACGCTAACCGCCGAGATCGTCCATCAGCGCGTCGACAGCGTCGAAGACACCTCGGCGGCACCGAACCTGCTGGCATTGGGCAATCGCCTGATTCCACAGTTTAGGCCGCTGGTGCAGGAGTCCGATAACTACACCTTCAAGACCGCCAACAGCTGGCGCAGCCAGGATGCCAGTGCCTTCACCGTGGGCGCCTCGTTCAGCTATCCGGGGGTATTCGAAGGCTGGGACCTGGAGGTGCCGCTCAACTTCTCCAACGTGTTCAGCGGCGCTTCGCCGATGTCGGGGACCATTTCCGGGGCGGAGGGTGACCGTCGCTTCAGCGCCGGCACCACCTTCAAGTACCTCGGTAACTTTGAAGTCGCGCTGCGAGTCATCGGTTACCTGGGTGAGGCGGATCCGGTCAAGCGGCAGTTGGCGGATCGTGACTACGCCACCCTGGCGATGAAATACACCTTCTAA
- a CDS encoding thiolase family protein — MGLKGNAAIIGAAQYKPEKYATAPRMFHLEQVADLAAQALQDAGLRAEDLDGLVINGPHFHEASVFVPAMAAEYLGLKVNFAEVVDLGGCTGVGMVWRAAAAIELGLCQAVLCVMPARMAPMGRDEDVGAMARGMRYGGHSTAFGAPEAEFDLPYGHMGQNTGYAMIAQRYAAQYDYDPVAMAKIAVDQRTNALANPQAMFYGQPLTVEQVLASKMVADPLHVLEIVMPVAGGAALIIASKEVAARARKRPAFITGFGEHLAFKSPSYADDMIHTPIGPASQRAFAMAGLKPTDVDAAQIYDCYTITALLTLEDAGFCAKGEGMSFVREHDLTWRGDFPMNTHGGQLSFGQAGAAGGMSQIIEAVTQIAGEAGERQLKRCDSVYVSGTGGVMSEQGALILQGA; from the coding sequence ATGGGTCTGAAAGGTAACGCGGCGATCATAGGCGCCGCTCAATACAAGCCGGAAAAATACGCCACGGCGCCGCGGATGTTCCACCTGGAGCAGGTCGCCGATCTGGCGGCGCAGGCGCTGCAGGATGCCGGGCTGCGCGCCGAGGACCTCGATGGTCTGGTGATTAACGGCCCGCATTTCCACGAGGCTTCGGTGTTCGTGCCGGCCATGGCCGCCGAGTATCTGGGTCTCAAAGTCAATTTCGCCGAAGTGGTCGATCTCGGCGGTTGTACCGGCGTCGGTATGGTCTGGCGGGCGGCTGCGGCCATCGAGCTGGGCCTTTGCCAGGCGGTGCTGTGCGTGATGCCCGCGCGGATGGCGCCCATGGGGCGCGACGAGGACGTCGGCGCGATGGCCCGTGGCATGCGTTATGGTGGCCACAGCACGGCCTTCGGCGCTCCGGAAGCGGAGTTCGACCTGCCTTACGGGCACATGGGCCAGAACACCGGCTATGCCATGATCGCCCAGCGTTATGCGGCACAGTACGACTACGACCCGGTGGCCATGGCCAAGATTGCCGTGGACCAGCGCACCAATGCCCTGGCCAACCCGCAGGCGATGTTCTACGGCCAGCCGCTGACCGTCGAGCAGGTGCTGGCGAGCAAAATGGTCGCCGACCCGCTGCATGTCCTCGAAATCGTCATGCCGGTGGCGGGTGGCGCGGCGCTGATCATCGCCTCCAAGGAAGTGGCCGCCCGTGCGCGCAAACGTCCGGCGTTCATCACCGGCTTCGGCGAGCACCTGGCGTTCAAGTCTCCGTCTTACGCCGATGACATGATCCACACCCCGATTGGTCCAGCCTCGCAGCGCGCCTTCGCGATGGCCGGGTTGAAGCCGACCGATGTGGATGCCGCACAGATCTACGATTGCTACACCATCACCGCCTTGCTGACTCTGGAAGATGCCGGTTTCTGCGCCAAGGGCGAGGGCATGAGTTTTGTCCGCGAGCACGACCTGACCTGGCGCGGCGATTTCCCCATGAACACCCACGGCGGCCAGCTCAGCTTCGGTCAGGCCGGCGCGGCCGGTGGCATGTCGCAGATCATCGAAGCAGTGACCCAAATTGCCGGTGAAGCCGGTGAACGTCAGCTCAAGCGCTGCGATAGCGTCTACGTCTCCGGTACCGGCGGCGTGATGAGTGAGCAGGGCGCGTTGATTCTCCAGGGAGCATGA
- a CDS encoding MBL fold metallo-hydrolase, whose translation MAELDAQGHEWRDGLRFPWPQPPANGQVQEVAPGVLWLRMPLPFGLDHINLYLLRHGDGWVAVDTGLNSEQTREVWEEVFVEAMAGLPLRGVICTHFHSDHGGVLGWLAERFRCPVYMTAGEFQWLHLGAPADPKPSWAFLDFYQKAGFASGQAETFLPMLQVEHFRPILPTSFHRLSEGSVLDIGGRRWQVVIGRGHSPEHACLYAEQDGLLISGDQVLPRITSTVNVQVTEPDADPLRDWLESIERLRELPDSLLVLPAHERPFFNLHHRLDQLRAHHQVHLEQLLAVCEEPRSALELMAALFPRAKSRFDVLMAVGETLAHANYLIAEGALVREEEAAVHRYRRTPAGASGGNPLGQLRADW comes from the coding sequence GTGGCTGAGCTCGACGCCCAGGGCCACGAATGGCGTGACGGCCTGCGCTTCCCCTGGCCGCAGCCGCCGGCCAACGGGCAGGTGCAGGAGGTCGCGCCGGGCGTGCTCTGGCTGCGCATGCCGCTGCCGTTCGGGTTGGACCACATCAACCTCTACCTGCTGCGCCATGGCGACGGCTGGGTGGCGGTCGATACCGGCCTGAACAGCGAACAAACCCGCGAAGTGTGGGAGGAGGTGTTCGTCGAGGCGATGGCCGGCCTGCCGCTGCGCGGGGTGATCTGCACGCACTTTCATTCCGACCATGGCGGGGTGCTCGGCTGGCTGGCCGAGCGCTTCCGCTGCCCGGTGTATATGACTGCCGGTGAGTTTCAGTGGCTGCACCTGGGGGCGCCAGCAGATCCCAAGCCGAGCTGGGCGTTCCTCGACTTCTACCAGAAGGCCGGGTTCGCCAGCGGGCAGGCCGAGACCTTTCTACCGATGCTGCAGGTCGAGCACTTCCGCCCGATCCTGCCGACCAGCTTCCATCGCCTCAGTGAAGGCAGCGTGCTGGACATCGGCGGTCGCCGTTGGCAGGTGGTTATCGGTCGCGGCCATTCCCCCGAGCATGCCTGTCTGTATGCCGAGCAAGACGGCCTGCTGATTTCCGGCGATCAGGTGCTGCCGCGGATCACCTCCACGGTCAACGTTCAGGTTACCGAGCCCGATGCCGATCCGTTGCGCGACTGGCTAGAATCGATCGAGCGGCTGCGCGAGTTGCCTGACAGCCTGTTGGTGCTGCCGGCGCACGAGCGTCCGTTTTTCAATTTGCACCACCGACTGGACCAATTGCGGGCCCATCACCAGGTGCATCTGGAGCAATTGCTGGCCGTCTGTGAAGAGCCGCGTAGCGCGCTTGAGCTGATGGCCGCGCTGTTTCCGAGGGCCAAAAGTCGTTTCGACGTACTGATGGCCGTCGGCGAAACGTTGGCGCATGCCAACTACCTCATTGCCGAGGGGGCGCTCGTGCGTGAGGAAGAAGCTGCAGTGCATCGCTATCGGCGTACCCCTGCGGGTGCGTCGGGGGGCAACCCGCTCGGGCAACTCCGAGCTGATTGGTGA
- a CDS encoding nuclear transport factor 2 family protein produces MEQSALLARIDRLESIEEIRQLAGKYSLSLDMRDLDAHVNLFAADIRVGREKTGRAHLKAWVDSTLRDQFSGTSHHLGQHIIEFVDADHAVGVVYSKNEHETGPEWVTMQMLYWDDYERIDGRWYFRRRLPCYWYASDLNKPPIGERKMRWPGREPYFGTFHDLFPSWAEFWANRPDKDCLPQVAPAAPLEQFLTTLRRSTQAPKIRVR; encoded by the coding sequence ATGGAGCAGAGCGCATTGCTGGCGCGTATCGATCGCCTCGAGTCGATCGAGGAAATTCGCCAACTGGCCGGCAAGTATTCATTGTCGCTGGACATGCGTGACCTCGATGCGCACGTCAACCTGTTCGCCGCGGACATCCGCGTCGGCCGTGAGAAGACCGGTCGCGCTCATCTGAAAGCCTGGGTCGACTCGACCCTGCGCGACCAGTTCAGCGGCACCTCGCACCACCTGGGTCAGCACATCATCGAGTTTGTCGACGCCGACCACGCGGTGGGTGTCGTGTACTCGAAGAACGAGCATGAGACCGGCCCGGAGTGGGTGACCATGCAGATGCTCTATTGGGACGACTACGAGCGCATCGACGGGCGCTGGTACTTCCGCCGGCGCCTGCCTTGCTACTGGTACGCCAGCGACCTGAACAAGCCACCGATTGGCGAGCGGAAAATGCGCTGGCCGGGACGTGAACCGTATTTCGGCACGTTCCACGATCTGTTCCCGTCCTGGGCCGAGTTCTGGGCCAATCGCCCGGACAAGGACTGCTTGCCGCAAGTCGCCCCGGCGGCGCCCCTGGAACAATTCCTTACCACGCTGCGCCGTTCCACCCAGGCGCCTAAGATTCGTGTGCGCTGA
- a CDS encoding class II aldolase/adducin family protein, translated as MLKDELNYDLLARYIPRPGRHALLPELTPRQSVALLCRVLSREGYNDHIAGHITVRQDDGTYLANPWELTWGEVTASDIVRLDQQGKVIEGEWNITPAINLHIDVHAARHDVGVVIHNHPQWGSVWSAVGRIPPIYDQTSALVDTDPVLYDEYRGTVEDTELGRAVVDALGTQKWALLANHGVLVVANGIRQAHLRAITLEWRSRLAWRVEALGGGSPLPASVARATGERTDANGFPFLWEAMAREEIRRDPTVLE; from the coding sequence ATGTTGAAGGATGAGCTGAACTACGATTTGCTGGCCCGTTACATTCCCAGGCCAGGTCGCCATGCGCTGCTGCCCGAACTGACACCGCGCCAGAGCGTGGCGTTGCTGTGCCGGGTGTTGTCCCGCGAAGGCTATAACGACCACATCGCCGGCCACATCACCGTTCGCCAGGACGACGGCACTTACCTGGCCAACCCGTGGGAACTCACCTGGGGTGAAGTGACCGCCTCGGATATCGTGCGCCTAGATCAGCAAGGCAAGGTGATCGAGGGTGAATGGAACATCACCCCGGCCATCAACCTGCACATTGACGTACACGCCGCCCGGCATGATGTCGGCGTGGTGATCCACAATCATCCGCAATGGGGATCGGTATGGTCGGCGGTCGGGCGCATTCCGCCGATCTACGACCAGACCTCCGCCCTGGTCGACACCGACCCGGTGCTCTATGACGAGTACCGCGGCACGGTCGAAGACACCGAACTGGGCCGCGCCGTCGTGGACGCACTGGGTACGCAGAAATGGGCATTGCTGGCCAATCACGGTGTGCTGGTGGTGGCCAACGGCATCCGCCAGGCGCACTTGCGCGCCATCACCCTGGAGTGGCGTAGCCGCCTGGCCTGGCGTGTCGAAGCGCTTGGCGGCGGCTCACCCCTGCCCGCCAGCGTCGCCCGTGCGACCGGTGAGCGCACCGACGCCAATGGGTTCCCATTCCTGTGGGAAGCCATGGCTCGGGAGGAAATCCGGCGCGATCCAACCGTTCTGGAATAA
- a CDS encoding SDR family NAD(P)-dependent oxidoreductase, producing the protein MFQLTGKVALVTGAGRGMGFGIAQTLARQGATVVINDFFLERAQEAAEALRAEGLQAHPVATDMTDRQAIFAMVEKVQGEIGAIDIFVHNAGVPALGWDYVQFMQSTPEQWDSWLQLNLHGLMHSCQAILPSMMERGWGRIIAINSDAARTATGMGLCAYGAAKAGALGFLRNLSGEVGPHGVTVNGLSLGTMNNWEGSDAIARKSASVKRAGSPQDVGAAVAYLASIEAEWVNGQVLPVNGGSLVA; encoded by the coding sequence ATGTTTCAACTAACAGGAAAAGTTGCACTGGTAACCGGTGCCGGCCGCGGCATGGGCTTTGGTATTGCCCAGACGCTGGCACGTCAGGGCGCTACCGTGGTGATCAACGACTTCTTTCTCGAGCGCGCCCAAGAGGCTGCAGAAGCCTTGCGTGCAGAAGGGCTGCAGGCGCACCCGGTGGCGACGGACATGACTGATCGCCAGGCTATTTTTGCCATGGTAGAGAAGGTGCAGGGCGAGATTGGCGCGATAGATATCTTTGTCCATAACGCCGGGGTGCCCGCCCTGGGCTGGGATTACGTGCAGTTCATGCAGTCGACCCCGGAGCAGTGGGATAGCTGGCTGCAGTTGAACCTGCATGGCTTGATGCACAGCTGCCAGGCGATCCTGCCATCGATGATGGAGCGCGGCTGGGGGCGGATTATCGCCATCAACTCCGATGCGGCGCGCACGGCGACCGGCATGGGCCTGTGCGCCTACGGTGCTGCCAAAGCCGGTGCACTCGGCTTTCTGCGCAACCTCTCCGGTGAAGTCGGCCCGCACGGCGTCACCGTCAATGGCCTTTCGCTCGGCACCATGAACAACTGGGAAGGCTCCGATGCCATCGCCAGGAAAAGTGCTTCGGTAAAACGCGCAGGCAGTCCGCAAGACGTCGGTGCCGCAGTCGCTTATCTTGCTTCGATCGAAGCCGAATGGGTGAACGGCCAAGTATTGCCGGTCAACGGCGGCAGCCTGGTGGCTTGA
- a CDS encoding OB-fold domain-containing protein, whose amino-acid sequence MSNNKPMPAPTEISAPFWEGLKAERLLIQQCNACQHWVFYPRRHCPSCLAHDLSWREVSGNAKLYSFTVTRIATLPDFADEMPQKLAVVELDEGVRINTNLVGLEEDEIRIGMRLQPVFAEVDDKGSRLLRFTGMDSDVDSLKRLPTLAEPEAESTESTPPARRIALDDEAALQSLVSEEFSAWSNQIVVDQALINAFAELSGDDYWIHTDPERARKESPFGGTIAHGALVQVLQSRLKVPLGFEITGFTNMVNYGSDRLRFPAPVSAGSRIHSRARVKSVERVKSGTQLTLELNIHVVGNERPSVINELVILYM is encoded by the coding sequence ATGTCGAACAACAAACCAATGCCGGCGCCGACCGAGATTTCCGCGCCGTTCTGGGAAGGCCTCAAGGCCGAGCGCCTGTTGATCCAGCAGTGCAATGCCTGCCAGCACTGGGTGTTTTACCCGCGCCGGCACTGCCCGAGCTGCCTGGCCCATGACCTGTCCTGGCGTGAGGTCAGCGGTAACGCCAAGCTGTACAGCTTCACGGTGACGCGGATCGCCACGCTGCCGGATTTCGCCGATGAAATGCCGCAGAAACTGGCGGTCGTCGAACTCGACGAAGGGGTGCGGATCAACACCAACCTGGTCGGTCTTGAGGAAGATGAAATCCGCATCGGCATGCGTTTGCAGCCGGTGTTCGCCGAGGTCGATGACAAAGGCTCGCGCCTGCTGCGCTTCACCGGCATGGACAGCGATGTCGACAGCCTGAAGCGGCTGCCAACCCTGGCCGAGCCAGAGGCCGAAAGTACCGAGTCGACGCCGCCGGCACGCCGGATCGCGCTGGACGACGAGGCCGCGCTGCAGTCGCTGGTGAGCGAGGAGTTCTCGGCCTGGAGTAATCAGATCGTAGTCGATCAGGCATTGATCAATGCCTTCGCCGAGTTGTCCGGCGACGACTACTGGATCCACACCGATCCGGAGCGCGCGCGCAAGGAAAGCCCGTTCGGCGGCACCATCGCCCATGGCGCCCTGGTGCAAGTGCTGCAGTCGCGCCTGAAAGTGCCGCTGGGCTTCGAGATCACCGGTTTCACCAACATGGTCAACTACGGCTCCGACCGCCTGCGCTTCCCGGCGCCGGTATCCGCCGGCTCGCGCATCCATTCGCGGGCACGGGTCAAAAGCGTGGAGCGGGTCAAAAGCGGCACGCAGCTGACCCTGGAGTTGAATATCCATGTGGTCGGCAACGAACGGCCATCGGTGATCAACGAACTGGTGATTCTGTACATGTAA
- a CDS encoding long-chain-acyl-CoA synthetase: MNNLNELSQLSSVGSKPVPREQTQALLDRRSVASGQIKPADRYTIADRVEEQARRFPERPFLIYGEQCLSYAEVDARANQLAHAFQARGLRPGDVCAIAMENRPEFFCSWFGLAKLGVVAAFINTQVNGRPLVHALESTGAKAVVVGEECLANLLATEGLPDLPWWLVPDAENPASEELRARVDAGFCETVASAPRTAFPRDLRADLPAETAGLLIFTSGTTGLPKAARYSHMRWMSSGDVMEETLQVTPEDVFYCCLPLYHGAAATSVTSTALRAGASIVVRRKFSVREFWKDVNRHDISVFQYIGEICRYLLNQPVVAGEREHSLRCMLGAGLSPETWQRWVERFGPIQIFEGWGATEANTTAINVDNYPGSCGRVPFWEKTNLRLVRYDVDSESHPRDEQGFYRLCEVGEIGEAMGFIVNHPQIGGGRFEGYTSAEATESKIRRNVFSQDDSFWSSGDLLRYDEDGYLYFVDRIGDTFRWKSENVSTQEVADGLSDFPGLELINIYGVQVPGHEGRAGMAAVLMQEGHSFDPEAFYALTEERLPRYAAPVFVRVSAAADLTSTFKLRKVDLQRQGYAPTAFDDPLYIRDESSRSYQPYSAELLARVGLPAFAGDSRG; encoded by the coding sequence ATGAACAATTTGAACGAACTGAGTCAACTGTCGAGTGTCGGCAGCAAGCCTGTGCCCCGCGAGCAGACCCAGGCCCTCCTGGATCGCCGCTCAGTGGCCAGCGGGCAGATCAAACCGGCGGATCGCTACACCATCGCCGACCGAGTGGAAGAGCAGGCGCGGCGTTTTCCCGAGCGTCCGTTCCTCATCTATGGCGAGCAGTGCCTGAGCTATGCCGAGGTGGACGCGCGCGCCAACCAGCTGGCCCATGCCTTCCAGGCCCGTGGCTTGCGCCCGGGCGATGTCTGCGCCATCGCCATGGAGAACCGTCCGGAATTTTTCTGCAGCTGGTTCGGCCTGGCCAAGCTGGGTGTGGTGGCGGCCTTCATCAATACCCAGGTCAACGGCCGGCCACTGGTGCATGCGCTGGAATCCACGGGAGCCAAGGCCGTGGTGGTGGGCGAGGAATGCCTGGCCAATCTGCTGGCGACCGAAGGCCTGCCGGATCTGCCCTGGTGGCTGGTGCCGGACGCCGAGAACCCCGCCAGCGAGGAGTTGCGCGCCAGGGTCGATGCCGGTTTCTGCGAAACCGTTGCCAGCGCACCGCGCACGGCGTTCCCGCGCGACTTGCGCGCGGACCTGCCGGCCGAGACAGCGGGCCTGCTGATTTTCACCTCCGGTACCACCGGTCTGCCGAAAGCTGCGCGCTACAGCCATATGCGCTGGATGTCTTCCGGCGATGTGATGGAAGAAACCCTGCAAGTCACGCCCGAGGATGTCTTTTACTGCTGCCTGCCGCTGTACCACGGCGCGGCGGCCACCTCGGTGACCTCCACTGCGCTGCGCGCTGGGGCGAGCATCGTGGTGCGCCGCAAGTTCAGCGTGCGCGAGTTCTGGAAAGACGTGAATCGCCACGACATCAGCGTGTTCCAGTACATCGGTGAAATCTGCCGCTACCTGCTCAACCAGCCGGTGGTGGCGGGTGAGCGCGAGCACAGCCTGCGCTGCATGCTCGGCGCCGGCCTGAGCCCGGAGACCTGGCAGCGCTGGGTGGAGCGTTTCGGTCCGATCCAGATTTTCGAGGGCTGGGGCGCCACCGAGGCCAACACCACAGCGATCAACGTGGACAACTACCCAGGCTCCTGCGGTCGCGTGCCGTTCTGGGAAAAGACCAACCTGCGCCTGGTGCGTTACGACGTCGATAGCGAAAGCCATCCGCGCGACGAGCAGGGCTTCTACCGCCTGTGCGAGGTCGGCGAGATCGGCGAAGCCATGGGCTTTATCGTCAATCATCCGCAAATCGGCGGCGGTCGCTTCGAGGGCTACACCTCGGCCGAGGCCACCGAAAGCAAGATTCGCCGCAATGTCTTCAGCCAGGACGATTCGTTCTGGAGCTCGGGTGACCTGCTGCGCTACGACGAGGACGGCTACTTGTACTTCGTCGATCGCATCGGCGATACCTTCCGCTGGAAGAGCGAGAACGTTTCGACCCAGGAAGTCGCCGATGGCCTGAGTGATTTCCCAGGGCTGGAGCTGATCAATATCTACGGTGTGCAGGTGCCTGGGCATGAGGGCCGCGCCGGCATGGCGGCGGTGTTGATGCAGGAGGGCCACAGCTTCGACCCCGAGGCGTTCTACGCACTGACCGAGGAACGCTTGCCGCGCTATGCCGCGCCGGTGTTCGTGCGCGTGTCGGCGGCGGCCGATCTGACCAGTACCTTCAAGCTGCGCAAGGTCGACTTGCAGCGCCAGGGCTATGCCCCGACGGCCTTCGACGATCCACTGTACATCCGCGATGAAAGCAGCCGCAGCTATCAGCCGTACTCGGCCGAGTTGCTGGCCCGCGTCGGTCTGCCGGCCTTCGCCGGTGACTCCCGTGGCTGA
- a CDS encoding alkene reductase, with translation MSILFEPVRLGELELANRIVMAPMTRSRADARAVPTAEMVDYYRQRASAGLIVAEGTAPSANGLGYCRTPAIYSTEQIAAWRKVTRAVHDAGGRIVLQLMHVGRAASHYNKPAGALSVAPSALRANTQVFSDVAGLVDTDEPQALALDEIDTVIEEYRRAALNAREAGFDGVELHCTSGYLPMQFMASGSNLRDDRYGGNTENRVRFPAEVLGAMATAIGAGRVGFRLCPGNSYNDISDANPAATAAALCTVVEPLGLAYLHIMRSPLAELDAFALAHQYSSSGLILNDGFDGPSATAALEAGQGEAVSFARHFIGNPDLVERLRAGLPLSGFDRKTLYSPGAHGYSDYPNGARALA, from the coding sequence ATGAGCATCTTGTTTGAGCCGGTACGCTTGGGCGAGCTGGAATTGGCCAACCGCATCGTCATGGCGCCGATGACCCGTAGCCGTGCCGATGCCCGTGCGGTGCCGACCGCGGAAATGGTCGACTACTACCGCCAGCGCGCGAGCGCCGGGCTGATTGTCGCCGAGGGCACCGCGCCCTCGGCCAATGGCCTGGGCTACTGCCGCACCCCGGCGATCTACAGCACCGAGCAGATCGCTGCCTGGCGCAAGGTGACTCGCGCGGTGCATGACGCCGGCGGGCGGATCGTCCTGCAACTGATGCACGTCGGCCGGGCGGCCAGCCATTACAACAAGCCGGCCGGTGCGCTGAGCGTGGCGCCCTCCGCGCTGCGCGCGAACACCCAGGTGTTCAGCGATGTCGCCGGCCTGGTCGATACCGACGAGCCGCAAGCACTGGCTCTGGACGAGATCGATACGGTGATCGAGGAATATCGCCGCGCCGCGCTGAATGCCCGCGAAGCTGGCTTCGACGGCGTCGAGCTGCATTGCACCAGCGGTTATCTGCCGATGCAGTTCATGGCCTCGGGTAGCAACCTGCGCGATGACCGCTATGGCGGCAACACCGAGAACCGCGTGCGCTTCCCGGCCGAAGTGCTGGGCGCCATGGCCACGGCCATCGGTGCCGGGCGCGTGGGGTTCCGCCTGTGCCCGGGCAACTCGTACAACGACATCAGCGACGCCAACCCGGCCGCCACGGCGGCAGCGTTGTGCACGGTGGTCGAGCCGCTGGGCCTGGCCTACCTGCATATCATGCGTTCGCCGCTGGCCGAGTTGGATGCCTTTGCCCTGGCGCATCAGTACAGCAGCAGTGGGCTGATCCTCAATGACGGCTTCGATGGCCCGTCGGCAACGGCGGCGCTGGAGGCCGGGCAGGGTGAAGCGGTGTCGTTCGCCCGGCATTTCATCGGCAATCCGGATTTGGTCGAGCGCCTGCGTGCGGGGCTGCCGCTGTCCGGTTTCGATCGCAAGACCCTGTACTCCCCAGGTGCCCACGGTTATTCGGATTACCCGAACGGGGCGAGGGCGTTGGCATGA